From Zingiber officinale cultivar Zhangliang chromosome 5B, Zo_v1.1, whole genome shotgun sequence, the proteins below share one genomic window:
- the LOC121985478 gene encoding phosphoenolpyruvate carboxylase, housekeeping isozyme-like isoform X2 encodes MSKLEKMASIDAHMRLLAPAKVSEDDKLVEYDALLLDRFLDILQDLHGEGIRETVQELYELSAEYEDKPEPQKLEDLGKVLTSLDAGDTIVVTKSFSHMLNLANLAEEVQIAYRRRTKLKKGDFVDENSATTESDIEETLKRLVVVLKKSKEEVFDALKNQTVDLVLTAHPTQSVRRSLLQKHARIRNCLTQLNAKDITPDDKQELDEALQREIQAAFRTDEIKRTPPTPQDEMRAGMSYFHETIWKGVPKFLRRVDTALKNIGINERVPYNAPLIQFSSWMGGDRDGNPRVTPEVTRDVCLLARMMAANLYYAQIEDLMFELSMWRCNTELRVRADVLDRSSKKDAKHYIEFWKQVPPNEPYRVVLSDVRDKLYSTRERSRHLLSNGYSDIPEEATFTNVEQFLEPLEVCYRSLCDCGDRSIADGSLLDFLRQVSTFGLSLVRLDIRQESDRHTDVVDAITKHLGIGSYRDWSEEQRQEWLLSELNGKRPLFGIDLPKTNEVADVLDTFHVIAELPSDNFGAYIISMATAPSDVLAVELLQRECHVKTPLRVVPLFEKLADLEAAPAALARLFSIDWYRNRINGKQEVMIGYSDSGKDAGRFSAAWQLYKAQEDLIKVANKYGVKLTMFHGRGGTVGRGGGPTHLAILSQPPDTVHGSLRVTVQGEVIEQSFGEEHLCFRTLQRFTAATLEHGMHPPIPPKPEWRSLMDEMAVLATKEYRSIVFQEPRFVEYFRLATPELEYGRMNIGSRPSKRKPSGGIESLRAIPWIFAWTQTRFHLPVWLGFRAAFKHVLQKDAKNLQTLQQMYNEWPFFRVTIDLVEMVFAKGDPGIAALYDKLLVSEDLWKFGEELRANYNETKQLLLQVAGHKDLLEGDPYLKQRLRLRDAYITTLNACQAYTLKRIRDPSYHVNVRPHLSREITESSKPAAELVKLNPSSEYAPGLEDTLILTMKGIAAGMQNTG; translated from the exons ATGTCTAAGTTGGAGAAAATGGCATCCATTGATGCCCACATGAGGCTTCTTGCCCCAGCTAAGGTATCCGAGGACGACAAGTTGGTCGAGTACGACGCGCTCCTCTTGGATCGCTTCCTCGACATCCTTCAGGATCTCCACGGCGAGGGGATCAGAGAAACG GTTCAAGAGTTGTATGAGCTTTCTGCCGAATATGAAGACAAGCCCGAGCCCCAGAAGCTAGAGGATCTGGGGAAAGTGCTTACTAGTTTGGATGCGGGTGATACCATCGTGGTCACAAAATCATTCTCGCACATGCTTAACTTGGCTAATTTAGCTGAGGAGGTTCAGATCGCCTATCGCAGAAGGACCAAGCTGAAAAAGGGAGATTTTGTTGATGAAAATTCTGCAACCACTGAATCAGACATAGAGGAAACACTTAAGCGACTTGTGGTGGTCCTGAAGAAGTCCAAAGAAGAGGTATTTGATGCTTTGAAAAATCAGACAGTTGATTTGGTATTGACTGCACACCCAACACAGTCAGTCAGAAGATCCTTGCTTCAGAAGCATGCAAG GATTAGGAATTGTTTGACTCAGCTGAATGCGAAAGATATTACTCCTGATGACAAGCAAGAGCTTGATGAGGCTCTTCAGAGAGAG ATTCAAGCTGCATTCAGAACTGATGAAATCAAAAGAACTCCCCCAACTCCTCAAGATGAAATGCGTGCCGGAATGAGCTATTTCCATGAAACCATATGGAAGGGTGTACCCAAATTCTTGCGTCGGGTTGATACAGCACTGAAAAATATTGGGATAAATGAGAGAGTGCCCTATAATGCGCCTCTTATTCAGTTTTCATCTTGGATGGGTGGTGATCGTGATG GTAACCCGAGAGTTACTCCGGAAGTGACAAGGGATGTTTGCTTGTTGGCCAGAATGATGGCTGCAAACTTGTACTATGCACAAATTGAAGATCTGATGTTTGAG TTGTCTATGTGGCGCTGCAATACTGAACTTCGGGTGCGAGCTGATGTGCTTGACCGGTCCTCGAAAAAAGATGCAAAGCACTACATAG AGTTCTGGAAGCAAGTTCCTCCAAATGAACCTTACCGCGTTGTTCTTAGTGATGTGAGAGATAAATTATACAGCACACGTGAGAGGTCCCGCCATTTACTTTCAAATGGATACTCTGACATTCCTGAGGAAGCAACTTTCACCAATGTTGAACAG TTTTTAGAGCCTCTTGAAGTCTGCTATCGATCACTCTGTGACTGTGGCGATAGATCAATTGCTGATGGGAGCCTTCTTGACTTTTTGCGCCAAGTGTCAACCTTTGGCCTGTCTCTTGTTAGACTTGATATTAGGCAAGAATCCGACAGGCATACTGATGTTGTTGATGCTATTACTAAACACTTGGGAATTGGATCCTACCGTGATTGGTCTGAGGAGCAACGTCAAGAGTGGCTGTTGTCGGAACTTAATGGAAAACGCCCTTTATTTGGGATTGACTTACCGAAGACAAATGAAGTTGCAGATGTTTTGGACACATTCCATGTCATAGCAGAGCTTCCTTCTGACAACTTTGGGGCTTACATCATTTCAATGGCAACTGCTCCATCAGATGTCTTGGCCGTCGAGCTGCTGCAGCGTGAGTGCCATGTGAAAACTCCATTGAGAGTAGTACCATTGTTTGAGAAACTTGCAGATCTTGAGGCTGCTCCAGCAGCTTTAGCCAGACTTTTCTCAATAGATTGGTACAGGAACAGAATTAACGGGAAGCAGGAAGTTATGATTGGATACTCAGATTCAGGGAAGGATGCCGGTAGATTTTCTGCAGCCTGGCAGTTATATAAAGCTCAAGAAGACCTTATAAAAGTTGCCAACAAGTATGGAGTAAAACTAACCATGTTCCACGGGCGAGGTGGAACTGTTGGAAGAG GTGGTGGCCCTACTCATCTGGCTATCCTATCTCAGCCGCCTGATACAGTCCATGGATCTCTTCGTGTTACGGTTCAAGGTGAAGTTATCGAGCAGTCATTTGGAGAAGAACATTTGTGCTTCAGGACACTCCAACGTTTCACAGCTGCTACACTTGAACACGGAATGCATCCCCCCATCCCTCCCAAGCCAGAATGGCGTTCATTGATGGATGAAATGGCTGTTCTAGCTACAAAGGAATATCGATCTAttgtcttccaagaaccacgttTTGTTGAGTATTTCCGCCTA GCTACACCTGAGCTGGAGTATGGTAGGATGAACATAGGTAGCCGACCGTCTAAACGAAAGCCGAGTGGGGGCATCGAGTCACTTCGTGCAATTCCTTGGATATTTGCATGGACACAAACACGGTTCCATCTACCAGTGTGGCTTGGCTTCCGTGCAGCTTTCAAGCATGTCTTGCAAAAAGATGCCAAGAATCTTCAAACCCTTCAGCAAATGTACAACGAATGGCCCTTTTTCAGGGTCACCATTGACTTGGTAGAGATGGTTTTCGCTAAGGGAGATCCTGGAATAGCTGCTTTGTATGATAAATTGCTGGTTTCCGAAGATCTGTGGAAATTCGGGGAAGAGCTAAGGGCCAACTACAACGAAACAAAGCAACTTCTTCTTCAG GTTGCTGGGCACAAAGATCTGTTGGAAGGGGATCCATACTTGAAGCAGAGGTTACGTCTGAGAGACGCATACATCACGACTCTGAATGCTTGCCAAGCCTACACCTTGAAGCGAATCAGGGACCCGTCCTACCATGTCAATGTGAGGCCCCATCTCTCGAGGGAGATTACAGAGTCCAGCAAACCCGCCGCGGAGTTGGTGAAACTCAACCCAAGCAGTGAGTATGCCCCTGGCCTGGAGGACACCCTCATCTTGACCATGAAAGGAATTGCTGCCGGAATGCAGAACACTGGTTGA
- the LOC121985482 gene encoding uncharacterized protein LOC121985482: MREAIRCCIACILPCGALDVVRVVHGNGRVEEIRAAVTAGDVMRAHPDHVLRRPPNGAEATKAVTLPPDAELERGRIYFLVPIETTASARRRRKGRRRKTKAADTDGASAAAAAGKAMRDLNERYLSEILSEKVSLGYIERRRGRVGVWRPHLDSISETSMEL, translated from the coding sequence ATGAGGGAGGCCATAAGGTGCTGCATCGCCTGCATCCTGCCGTGCGGCGCCCTCGACGTGGTGCGCGTCGTGCACGGCAACGGCCGCGTGGAGGAGATCCGCGCCGCCGTGACCGCCGGCGACGTCATGCGGGCGCACCCCGACCACGTGCTTCGTCGTCCGCCCAACGGCGCCGAGGCCACCAAGGCCGTCACGCTGCCGCCGGACGCCGAGCTCGAGAGGGGCAGGATTTACTTCCTGGTGCCCATCGAGACGACGGCGTCGGCGCGGAGGCGGAGGAaggggaggaggaggaagacgaaGGCGGCCGACACCGACGGCGCCTCAGCGGCGGCAGCAGCCGGCAAGGCCATGCGCGACCTGAACGAGCGGTACCTATCGGAGATCCTGTCGGAGAAGGTGTCGCTTGGGTACATAGAGAGGCGGCGCGGTCGGGTGGGCGTGTGGCGGCCGCACTTAGACAGCATCTCCGAAACCTCCATGGAGCTCTGA
- the LOC121985481 gene encoding trihelix transcription factor ASIL1-like — MEGKEAGASRPANSGLPYREDCWSEGETSALVDAWGDRYLELNRGHLRQKHWQEVADAVNSRRGATGRRQPRTDVQCKNRIDTLKKKYKVEKGRIGSGSGAAGSQWPFFARLDALVGSSASAAAPAVKKRPLSPPLALPLPYQRKGGSLPVAAAAAVRPLNLKDKRPTTPSLSLADSIFQRAAAAAAAAEEDDYEEYDEDLGSPSRSPDRSGWGWKRPIGDGDGIRELAKAMVRFSEIYERVEVEKQQQTMEIEKKRMEFAKELEIRRMQMLVDSQVQLVKIKRAKRADTDGYMENLE, encoded by the exons ATGGAGGGGAAGGAGGCAGGCGCTTCTCGGCCGGCGAACTCGGGCTTGCCGTACCGGGAGGATTGCTGGAGCGAGGGGGAGACGTCGGCGCTGGTGGACGCCTGGGGCGACCGTTACCTCGAGCTCAACCGCGGCCATCTCCGCCAGAAGCACTGGCAGGAGGTCGCCGACGCCGTCAACTCCCGCCGCGGTGCCACCGGGCGCCGCCAGCCTCGCACCGACGTGCAGTGCAAGAACCGGATCGACACCCTGAAGAAGAAGTACAAGGTGGAGAAGGGGCGGATCGGGTCCGGGTCGGGAGCCGCCGGCAGCCAGTGGCCGTTCTTCGCCCGCCTCGATGCGCTCGTTGGATCGTCGGCGTCTGCGGCTGCTCCCGCTGTGAAGAAGCGTCCTTTGTCGCCTCCGCTAGCCTTGCCGCTCCCGTACCAACGAAAGGGCGGGTCTTTGCCGGTTGCTGCGGCGGCCGCCGTCCGGCCATTGAATTTGAAGGACAAGCGTCCCACGACACCCTCCCTTTCTCTGGCGGACTCTATCTTCCAGCGGGCCGCTGCTGCTGCGGCAGCAGCGGAGGAGGACGATTACGAGGAATATGACGAGGACTTGGGATCGCCGTCTAGATCTCCGGACAGATCTGGATGGGGATGGAAGAGACCTATAGGGGACGGTGATGGAATCCGTGAGCTTGCGAAGGCGATGGTGAGGTTTTCCGAGATATATGAGAGGGTTGAGGTGGAGAAACAGCAGCAGACGATGGAAAtagagaagaagagaatggagttTGCCAAGGAGCTAGAGATCCGGAGGATGCAGATGCTTGTGGATTCACAGGTACAGCTTGTGAAGATTAAGCGTGCCAAGCGAGCTGATACCG ATGGTTACATGGAGAATCTCGAGTAA
- the LOC121985478 gene encoding phosphoenolpyruvate carboxylase, housekeeping isozyme-like isoform X1, whose amino-acid sequence MSKLEKMASIDAHMRLLAPAKVSEDDKLVEYDALLLDRFLDILQDLHGEGIRETVQELYELSAEYEDKPEPQKLEDLGKVLTSLDAGDTIVVTKSFSHMLNLANLAEEVQIAYRRRTKLKKGDFVDENSATTESDIEETLKRLVVVLKKSKEEVFDALKNQTVDLVLTAHPTQSVRRSLLQKHARIRNCLTQLNAKDITPDDKQELDEALQREIQAAFRTDEIKRTPPTPQDEMRAGMSYFHETIWKGVPKFLRRVDTALKNIGINERVPYNAPLIQFSSWMGGDRDGNPRVTPEVTRDVCLLARMMAANLYYAQIEDLMFELSMWRCNTELRVRADVLDRSSKKDAKHYIEFWKQVPPNEPYRVVLSDVRDKLYSTRERSRHLLSNGYSDIPEEATFTNVEQFLEPLEVCYRSLCDCGDRSIADGSLLDFLRQVSTFGLSLVRLDIRQESDRHTDVVDAITKHLGIGSYRDWSEEQRQEWLLSELNGKRPLFGIDLPKTNEVADVLDTFHVIAELPSDNFGAYIISMATAPSDVLAVELLQRECHVKTPLRVVPLFEKLADLEAAPAALARLFSIDWYRNRINGKQEVMIGYSDSGKDAGRFSAAWQLYKAQEDLIKVANKYGVKLTMFHGRGGTVGRGGGPTHLAILSQPPDTVHGSLRVTVQGEVIEQSFGEEHLCFRTLQRFTAATLEHGMHPPIPPKPEWRSLMDEMAVLATKEYRSIVFQEPRFVEYFRLATPELEYGRMNIGSRPSKRKPSGGIESLRAIPWIFAWTQTRFHLPVWLGFRAAFKHVLQKDAKNLQTLQQMYNEWPFFRVTIDLVEMVFAKGDPGIAALYDKLLVSEDLWKFGEELRANYNETKQLLLQVAGHKDLLEGDPYLKQRLRLRDAYITTLNACQAYTLKRIRDPSYHVNVRPHLSREITESSKPAAELVKLNPSSEYAPGLEDTLILTMKGIAAGMQNTG is encoded by the exons ATGTCTAAGTTGGAGAAAATGGCATCCATTGATGCCCACATGAGGCTTCTTGCCCCAGCTAAGGTATCCGAGGACGACAAGTTGGTCGAGTACGACGCGCTCCTCTTGGATCGCTTCCTCGACATCCTTCAGGATCTCCACGGCGAGGGGATCAGAGAAACG GTTCAAGAGTTGTATGAGCTTTCTGCCGAATATGAAGACAAGCCCGAGCCCCAGAAGCTAGAGGATCTGGGGAAAGTGCTTACTAGTTTGGATGCGGGTGATACCATCGTGGTCACAAAATCATTCTCGCACATGCTTAACTTGGCTAATTTAGCTGAGGAGGTTCAGATCGCCTATCGCAGAAGGACCAAGCTGAAAAAGGGAGATTTTGTTGATGAAAATTCTGCAACCACTGAATCAGACATAGAGGAAACACTTAAGCGACTTGTGGTGGTCCTGAAGAAGTCCAAAGAAGAGGTATTTGATGCTTTGAAAAATCAGACAGTTGATTTGGTATTGACTGCACACCCAACACAGTCAGTCAGAAGATCCTTGCTTCAGAAGCATGCAAG GATTAGGAATTGTTTGACTCAGCTGAATGCGAAAGATATTACTCCTGATGACAAGCAAGAGCTTGATGAGGCTCTTCAGAGAGAG ATTCAAGCTGCATTCAGAACTGATGAAATCAAAAGAACTCCCCCAACTCCTCAAGATGAAATGCGTGCCGGAATGAGCTATTTCCATGAAACCATATGGAAGGGTGTACCCAAATTCTTGCGTCGGGTTGATACAGCACTGAAAAATATTGGGATAAATGAGAGAGTGCCCTATAATGCGCCTCTTATTCAGTTTTCATCTTGGATGGGTGGTGATCGTGATG GTAACCCGAGAGTTACTCCGGAAGTGACAAGGGATGTTTGCTTGTTGGCCAGAATGATGGCTGCAAACTTGTACTATGCACAAATTGAAGATCTGATGTTTGAG TTGTCTATGTGGCGCTGCAATACTGAACTTCGGGTGCGAGCTGATGTGCTTGACCGGTCCTCGAAAAAAGATGCAAAGCACTACATAG AGTTCTGGAAGCAAGTTCCTCCAAATGAACCTTACCGCGTTGTTCTTAGTGATGTGAGAGATAAATTATACAGCACACGTGAGAGGTCCCGCCATTTACTTTCAAATGGATACTCTGACATTCCTGAGGAAGCAACTTTCACCAATGTTGAACAG TTTTTAGAGCCTCTTGAAGTCTGCTATCGATCACTCTGTGACTGTGGCGATAGATCAATTGCTGATGGGAGCCTTCTTGACTTTTTGCGCCAAGTGTCAACCTTTGGCCTGTCTCTTGTTAGACTTGATATTAGGCAAGAATCCGACAGGCATACTGATGTTGTTGATGCTATTACTAAACACTTGGGAATTGGATCCTACCGTGATTGGTCTGAGGAGCAACGTCAAGAGTGGCTGTTGTCGGAACTTAATGGAAAACGCCCTTTATTTGGGATTGACTTACCGAAGACAAATGAAGTTGCAGATGTTTTGGACACATTCCATGTCATAGCAGAGCTTCCTTCTGACAACTTTGGGGCTTACATCATTTCAATGGCAACTGCTCCATCAGATGTCTTGGCCGTCGAGCTGCTGCAGCGTGAGTGCCATGTGAAAACTCCATTGAGAGTAGTACCATTGTTTGAGAAACTTGCAGATCTTGAGGCTGCTCCAGCAGCTTTAGCCAGACTTTTCTCAATAGATTGGTACAGGAACAGAATTAACGGGAAGCAGGAAGTTATGATTGGATACTCAGATTCAGGGAAGGATGCCGGTAGATTTTCTGCAGCCTGGCAGTTATATAAAGCTCAAGAAGACCTTATAAAAGTTGCCAACAAGTATGGAGTAAAACTAACCATGTTCCACGGGCGAGGTGGAACTGTTGGAAGAGGTGGTGGCCCTACTCATCTGGCTATCCTATCTCAGCCGCCTGATACAGTCCATGGATCTCTTCGTGTTACGGTTCAAGGTGAAGTTATCGAGCAGTCATTTGGAGAAGAACATTTGTGCTTCAGGACACTCCAACGTTTCACAGCTGCTACACTTGAACACGGAATGCATCCCCCCATCCCTCCCAAGCCAGAATGGCGTTCATTGATGGATGAAATGGCTGTTCTAGCTACAAAGGAATATCGATCTAttgtcttccaagaaccacgttTTGTTGAGTATTTCCGCCTA GCTACACCTGAGCTGGAGTATGGTAGGATGAACATAGGTAGCCGACCGTCTAAACGAAAGCCGAGTGGGGGCATCGAGTCACTTCGTGCAATTCCTTGGATATTTGCATGGACACAAACACGGTTCCATCTACCAGTGTGGCTTGGCTTCCGTGCAGCTTTCAAGCATGTCTTGCAAAAAGATGCCAAGAATCTTCAAACCCTTCAGCAAATGTACAACGAATGGCCCTTTTTCAGGGTCACCATTGACTTGGTAGAGATGGTTTTCGCTAAGGGAGATCCTGGAATAGCTGCTTTGTATGATAAATTGCTGGTTTCCGAAGATCTGTGGAAATTCGGGGAAGAGCTAAGGGCCAACTACAACGAAACAAAGCAACTTCTTCTTCAG GTTGCTGGGCACAAAGATCTGTTGGAAGGGGATCCATACTTGAAGCAGAGGTTACGTCTGAGAGACGCATACATCACGACTCTGAATGCTTGCCAAGCCTACACCTTGAAGCGAATCAGGGACCCGTCCTACCATGTCAATGTGAGGCCCCATCTCTCGAGGGAGATTACAGAGTCCAGCAAACCCGCCGCGGAGTTGGTGAAACTCAACCCAAGCAGTGAGTATGCCCCTGGCCTGGAGGACACCCTCATCTTGACCATGAAAGGAATTGCTGCCGGAATGCAGAACACTGGTTGA